A section of the Rossellomorea marisflavi genome encodes:
- a CDS encoding D-alanyl-D-alanine carboxypeptidase family protein has protein sequence MMVLMLAMGLVQKPASAAQDDLDVKAKAAILVEASTGKILYEKNADNAQGIASMTKMMTEYLLLEAIQDGKVKWDQTYEVPMNISKMSHNTGLSNVSLEVGRSYTVKELYEAMAIYSANAATMGIAETIAGSEAKFVEMMNAKAKELGLEHYKFVNSTGLNNADLSQYFDSVVGEPDEENVMSAKDMATLAFRLLKDHPEILETSSIPKKVFDKGGDSTDMSNWNWMLPGLIREYEGMDGLKTGTTDFAGANFTGTAERDGIRFISVVMDVNVPSGENSYDARFNETRKLLDYAFNNYTLEEVYPANYEIKGHKTMPVVKGKEKSVKIHTKDPLQMVLKTDADKKFKPQFEVDKKKLNEDGKLQAPVKKGETIGYVTVKSDDGLGYLTDKGGSSKAAVVTADGVEKANWFILSMRAVGGFFSDIWGSVTSTVKGWF, from the coding sequence ATGATGGTATTAATGTTGGCGATGGGCCTTGTCCAAAAGCCTGCCAGTGCAGCCCAGGACGATCTGGATGTTAAAGCGAAGGCGGCAATCCTGGTAGAAGCGAGTACGGGCAAAATTCTCTATGAAAAGAACGCGGACAATGCACAAGGCATTGCAAGTATGACAAAAATGATGACAGAATATCTGTTGCTAGAAGCTATTCAAGACGGAAAAGTAAAATGGGATCAAACATACGAAGTGCCAATGAACATTTCAAAAATGTCCCACAATACGGGGCTTAGCAATGTTTCCCTCGAAGTGGGCAGAAGCTACACGGTGAAAGAACTCTATGAAGCCATGGCGATTTATTCAGCCAATGCGGCTACCATGGGGATTGCGGAAACCATCGCAGGATCCGAAGCGAAATTCGTCGAAATGATGAATGCAAAAGCCAAAGAATTGGGCTTGGAACATTATAAATTTGTAAACTCTACAGGTCTCAATAATGCAGACCTATCTCAATATTTCGATTCAGTTGTCGGAGAGCCGGATGAAGAAAATGTCATGTCGGCAAAAGATATGGCCACACTCGCTTTTCGTCTTTTGAAAGACCACCCGGAAATTCTCGAAACATCGAGCATTCCGAAGAAAGTATTCGATAAGGGTGGAGATTCTACTGATATGTCTAACTGGAACTGGATGCTTCCGGGACTTATTCGTGAATACGAAGGAATGGACGGGCTGAAGACCGGTACAACGGATTTCGCAGGTGCCAACTTCACAGGAACGGCTGAACGCGACGGCATCCGATTCATCTCGGTTGTAATGGACGTGAATGTTCCTTCAGGTGAAAATTCCTATGATGCACGCTTCAACGAAACACGCAAACTGCTTGATTATGCCTTCAACAATTACACATTGGAAGAAGTCTACCCTGCCAATTACGAAATCAAAGGGCATAAGACGATGCCAGTTGTAAAAGGGAAAGAAAAGAGTGTTAAGATCCACACAAAAGATCCTCTTCAAATGGTATTGAAGACGGATGCGGATAAGAAATTCAAACCTCAATTCGAGGTGGATAAGAAAAAATTGAATGAAGACGGTAAACTGCAAGCCCCAGTTAAAAAAGGAGAAACCATAGGCTACGTCACAGTGAAATCAGATGACGGTCTCGGGTATCTCACGGACAAGGGCGGCAGTTCAAAAGCAGCTGTTGTAACGGCAGATGGCGTAGAAAAAGCGAACTGGTTCATCCTCTCCATGAGGGCGGTTGGCGGTTTCTTCAGTGACATCTGGGGCTCTGTGACTTCTACGGTCAAGGGCTGGTTCTGA
- the guaB gene encoding IMP dehydrogenase, whose amino-acid sequence MWESKFAKEGLTFDDVLLTPARSEVLPKDVNISVALTDTVKLNVPIISAGMDTVTEAEMAIAMARQGGLGVIHKNMSIEQQAEQVDKVKRSESGVITDPFFLTPDNQVFAAEHLMGKYRISGVPIVNNAEEQKLVGILTNRDLRFIQDYSILISDVMTKEDLVTAPVGTTLEEAEKILQQHKIEKLPLIDGEGTLKGLITIKDIEKVIEFPNSAKDQQGRLLVGAAVGISKDTMVRVEHLVKAAVDIIVIDTAHGHSAGVLSIVSDIRNAYPTLNIVAGNVATAEGTRDLIEAGADVVKVGIGPGSICTTRVVAGVGVPQITAIYDCATEARKHGKAIIADGGIKYSGDVVKALASGGHAVMLGSLLAGTTESPGETEIFQGRRFKVYRGMGSVSSMEKGSKDRYFQEEAKKFVPEGIEGRLPYKGPLADTLYQLIGGLRSGMGYCGTKDLHDLREHAQFTRMTGAGLRESHPHDVQITKEAPNYSLS is encoded by the coding sequence ATGTGGGAATCTAAATTTGCTAAAGAAGGTTTAACGTTTGATGATGTGCTATTGACACCGGCTCGTTCAGAGGTGTTGCCGAAAGATGTGAACATTTCCGTCGCACTTACGGATACAGTGAAACTGAACGTCCCGATCATCAGTGCCGGTATGGATACGGTCACAGAAGCAGAGATGGCCATCGCCATGGCGCGTCAAGGTGGTCTTGGTGTCATCCACAAGAACATGAGCATCGAACAGCAGGCTGAGCAAGTCGATAAGGTAAAACGTTCTGAGAGTGGAGTCATCACCGATCCGTTCTTCCTGACTCCAGACAATCAAGTCTTCGCAGCCGAACACTTGATGGGCAAATATAGAATTTCCGGTGTTCCGATCGTCAACAACGCAGAGGAACAAAAACTGGTTGGGATCCTGACCAACCGCGACCTCCGTTTCATTCAGGATTATTCGATTCTCATCTCTGATGTCATGACGAAAGAAGATCTCGTGACAGCTCCTGTAGGCACGACGCTTGAAGAAGCCGAAAAAATCCTTCAGCAGCACAAAATTGAAAAGCTCCCACTCATCGATGGAGAAGGTACGTTGAAAGGCCTTATCACCATCAAAGATATCGAGAAAGTCATTGAATTCCCGAACTCAGCTAAAGACCAACAAGGACGACTTCTCGTTGGGGCAGCCGTAGGGATCTCGAAAGACACCATGGTACGCGTCGAGCACCTCGTGAAAGCCGCAGTCGATATCATCGTCATCGATACAGCGCACGGTCACTCTGCAGGCGTCCTTTCCATCGTAAGCGATATCCGCAATGCCTATCCGACATTGAATATCGTTGCGGGTAACGTAGCTACAGCTGAGGGAACAAGAGATCTGATCGAAGCAGGAGCCGATGTGGTGAAGGTGGGAATCGGACCAGGTTCCATTTGTACGACCCGTGTCGTAGCAGGTGTCGGTGTTCCCCAGATCACAGCCATTTATGACTGTGCGACGGAAGCACGCAAGCACGGTAAAGCCATCATCGCCGATGGTGGAATCAAGTACTCAGGAGACGTTGTCAAAGCATTGGCATCCGGTGGACATGCTGTCATGCTCGGAAGCCTCCTTGCAGGAACGACAGAAAGCCCTGGGGAAACTGAAATCTTCCAAGGCCGTCGCTTCAAAGTATACAGAGGTATGGGTTCTGTCAGCTCCATGGAAAAAGGGTCTAAAGACCGTTACTTCCAAGAGGAAGCGAAGAAATTTGTTCCAGAAGGCATCGAAGGCCGTCTCCCTTACAAAGGCCCTCTTGCCGACACATTGTATCAACTGATCGGTGGTCTCCGTTCAGGAATGGGCTACTGCGGCACGAAGGATCTCCACGATCTCCGCGAGCATGCACAGTTCACACGCATGACCGGCGCAGGTCTTCGCGAGAGCCATCCGCATGATGTACAAATCACGAAAGAAGCACCTAACTATTCATTATCTTAA
- a CDS encoding YaaC family protein: protein MHDIRHWRDFLHYFQSASYTQKFLRRCYRSMPGSDVKSYDNCYPFMYYLEQGEIYYKQAEDSPLSIKPILLFYGFIHFIKAVVLTTDPNYPETTTVLAHGITSRKRKKQQYRFLHDEVKIQKNGLFTHFSSLHFDLKHLEGEKYKMEYLLDQIPEMADSFSVLMKKTTMFPFTEGRLSIEENLLNHFHWTPDSFRQHHSSLPEGIHWEGQDTLSTTLRNEALPFRWNRQERKLALPAIKNEASSLPEVLIHYAILYNLSMIARYETEWWMELLKNRTTEDYPLILAFITLTTEKGPSLLGELLENKMKQEGE, encoded by the coding sequence TTGCATGATATCAGGCACTGGAGGGACTTCCTCCACTATTTCCAATCGGCTTCCTATACCCAGAAATTCCTGAGACGATGTTATCGTTCCATGCCCGGATCCGATGTCAAAAGCTATGATAATTGCTACCCCTTCATGTATTATCTCGAACAAGGGGAGATCTATTATAAACAGGCAGAAGATTCGCCGCTTTCGATTAAGCCCATCCTTCTTTTTTACGGTTTCATCCATTTCATCAAGGCAGTCGTGCTCACCACGGATCCGAACTATCCGGAGACCACCACCGTCCTCGCCCACGGGATCACCTCCCGGAAAAGGAAGAAACAGCAGTACCGATTCCTTCACGATGAGGTGAAGATCCAGAAGAACGGCCTCTTTACCCACTTCTCCTCCCTCCACTTCGACCTTAAGCACCTGGAAGGGGAAAAATACAAAATGGAATACCTCTTGGATCAGATCCCTGAGATGGCCGATTCCTTTTCAGTCCTCATGAAGAAGACGACCATGTTCCCTTTTACGGAAGGAAGGTTGTCCATTGAAGAGAATCTGCTGAACCACTTCCACTGGACACCCGATTCCTTTCGCCAGCATCACTCATCCTTACCCGAAGGGATCCACTGGGAAGGGCAGGACACCCTTTCCACTACCCTGAGGAACGAAGCTCTTCCCTTCAGGTGGAACCGTCAGGAACGGAAGCTCGCCCTGCCTGCAATCAAAAACGAAGCAAGCTCCCTGCCGGAGGTTCTCATTCACTATGCCATCCTTTACAATCTCAGCATGATTGCACGCTACGAAACCGAGTGGTGGATGGAACTATTGAAAAACCGGACCACCGAGGACTACCCGTTAATCCTCGCCTTCATCACCCTCACAACCGAAAAGGGCCCTTCCCTATTAGGGGAGCTCCTTGAAAACAAAATGAAGCAGGAGGGGGAATGA
- a CDS encoding deoxynucleoside kinase — translation MGPIPFITVEGPIGVGKTSLAKAISEHFQFHLLREIVDENPFLDKFYDDIEEWSFQTEMFFLCNRYKQLEDIEKHYLSQEKSVVADYHILKNIVFAKRTLKDAQQFDKYLKIYDILTSDMPRPNVIIYLNAGLDTLLSRIEKRGRDFEKKISPLYLKQLSLDYDEYMEAFEEKHPDIPVLRFNGDEVDFVQRQDDLELILKQLETTLKEGVHHHESSN, via the coding sequence ATGGGGCCGATTCCGTTCATAACCGTCGAAGGTCCGATTGGTGTAGGAAAGACCTCTCTTGCCAAGGCGATATCCGAGCATTTTCAATTCCATCTGCTCAGGGAGATCGTTGATGAAAATCCATTCCTGGACAAGTTTTATGATGATATCGAGGAGTGGAGCTTTCAAACGGAGATGTTTTTCTTATGCAATCGATATAAACAGCTTGAAGATATCGAAAAGCATTACCTGTCACAGGAGAAATCCGTGGTGGCCGATTACCATATCCTGAAGAATATTGTGTTTGCGAAGCGGACATTGAAGGACGCGCAGCAATTTGATAAATACTTGAAGATCTATGACATCCTGACGTCGGATATGCCGAGACCCAATGTGATCATTTATTTGAACGCCGGTCTTGATACGCTTCTCAGCAGGATCGAAAAACGTGGCCGGGATTTCGAGAAGAAGATCAGCCCGCTCTATTTGAAACAGCTGTCACTGGATTATGATGAATATATGGAAGCATTCGAGGAAAAACATCCTGATATCCCTGTCCTTCGCTTTAACGGCGATGAGGTTGATTTCGTTCAGCGGCAGGATGACTTGGAGCTTATCCTGAAGCAGCTTGAGACTACACTTAAAGAAGGAGTCCACCACCATGAATCTTCGAACTAA
- a CDS encoding glutathione peroxidase, with protein sequence MSSLYDLTVKKSDGSDVALEDYEGKVMLIVNTASKCGFTPQFKELQGLYEEYKEQGLVVLGFPCDQFMNQEFDDQDEILEFCQVNYGVSFPMFAKVDVKGKDAHPLFKYLTKEKKGLLLSDIKWNFTKFLISKDGEVYDRYSPQTNPRKIEDYIVKLLQQ encoded by the coding sequence ATTTCTTCACTATATGATTTGACGGTAAAAAAATCCGATGGTTCAGATGTAGCGCTGGAGGACTATGAAGGCAAGGTGATGCTGATCGTGAATACGGCAAGTAAGTGCGGGTTCACGCCTCAGTTCAAGGAGCTGCAGGGTCTGTATGAGGAGTATAAAGAACAGGGGCTGGTTGTCCTTGGGTTCCCGTGCGATCAGTTCATGAATCAGGAGTTTGATGATCAAGATGAGATCCTTGAGTTCTGTCAGGTGAACTATGGGGTGTCATTCCCGATGTTCGCAAAGGTGGATGTGAAGGGGAAGGATGCGCATCCCCTATTCAAGTATTTGACCAAGGAGAAGAAGGGGCTTCTTTTATCCGATATCAAATGGAATTTCACAAAGTTCCTTATTTCAAAAGATGGAGAAGTGTATGATCGTTATTCGCCTCAGACCAATCCACGGAAAATCGAAGATTATATTGTGAAATTGCTTCAGCAATAG
- the pdxS gene encoding pyridoxal 5'-phosphate synthase lyase subunit PdxS: MRTGTDRVKRGMAEMQKGGVIMDVVNAEQAKIAEEAGAVAVMALERVPADIRAAGGVARMADPRIVEEVMGAVSIPVMAKARIGHIVEAKVLESMGVDYIDESEVLTPADEEYHLNKRDYTVPFVCGCRDLGEAARRIGEGASMLRTKGEPGTGNIVEAVRHIRKVNAQVRKLVSMNEDEIMTEAKLLGAPFELLLEIKENGRLPVVNFAAGGVATPADAALMMELGADGVFVGSGIFKSENPEKFAKAIVEATTHYQDYKLIADLSKELGVAMKGVEIASILPENRMQDRGW; this comes from the coding sequence ATGAGAACTGGTACAGATCGAGTTAAACGAGGAATGGCAGAAATGCAAAAAGGCGGCGTCATCATGGACGTTGTCAATGCAGAACAAGCGAAGATTGCAGAAGAGGCTGGAGCCGTTGCCGTCATGGCGCTGGAGCGAGTGCCTGCAGATATCCGTGCAGCTGGCGGAGTTGCCCGTATGGCTGACCCGCGCATCGTGGAAGAAGTCATGGGGGCCGTTTCGATCCCGGTCATGGCAAAAGCGCGTATCGGTCACATCGTAGAAGCGAAAGTACTGGAATCAATGGGTGTTGACTACATCGATGAGAGTGAAGTACTCACTCCAGCTGATGAAGAATACCACTTGAATAAGCGTGACTACACGGTTCCATTCGTATGTGGTTGCCGTGATCTTGGGGAAGCAGCACGACGCATCGGCGAAGGGGCATCCATGCTTCGCACAAAGGGTGAGCCGGGAACAGGCAACATCGTCGAAGCCGTCCGCCATATCCGTAAAGTGAACGCGCAGGTACGCAAGCTTGTCTCCATGAATGAAGATGAAATCATGACGGAAGCCAAACTTCTTGGCGCACCGTTCGAACTACTTCTTGAAATCAAAGAAAACGGACGTCTTCCGGTCGTGAACTTCGCAGCAGGCGGAGTGGCAACCCCAGCTGATGCTGCCCTTATGATGGAGCTTGGAGCAGATGGAGTATTCGTAGGTTCAGGGATCTTCAAGTCTGAGAATCCTGAGAAATTCGCTAAAGCCATCGTGGAAGCGACGACTCACTACCAAGATTACAAGCTGATTGCCGATCTTTCCAAAGAGCTTGGAGTGGCCATGAAAGGCGTCGAAATTGCATCGATCCTTCCAGAAAACCGCATGCAGGACCGCGGGTGGTAA
- the pdxT gene encoding pyridoxal 5'-phosphate synthase glutaminase subunit PdxT yields MTKIGVLGLQGAVREHIRSIEASGAEALVIKRVEQLNEVDGLIMPGGESTTMRRLIDRYGFMEPLREFASAGKPMFGTCAGLILLAKKLVGYDAPHLGVMDVTVERNSFGRQKESFEADLTISHVGEAFNAVFIRAPHIVEAGEEVEILAEHDGRIVLARHGQFLGCSFHPELTDDHRLTQYFVKMVEESLEKSLA; encoded by the coding sequence ATGACGAAGATAGGTGTACTCGGCCTTCAGGGGGCAGTGAGGGAACACATCCGGTCGATTGAAGCATCGGGTGCTGAGGCCCTGGTCATCAAAAGAGTAGAGCAGCTTAACGAAGTGGACGGGCTCATCATGCCTGGAGGAGAAAGCACGACGATGAGGAGACTCATCGACCGCTACGGCTTTATGGAGCCGTTGAGGGAATTTGCTTCTGCTGGGAAGCCGATGTTCGGAACGTGTGCAGGACTGATCCTGCTGGCGAAGAAGCTTGTCGGATACGATGCGCCTCATCTTGGCGTCATGGATGTCACGGTAGAGCGTAATTCCTTCGGGCGTCAGAAGGAAAGCTTCGAAGCCGACCTGACGATCAGCCATGTGGGGGAAGCGTTCAATGCGGTCTTCATCAGGGCTCCCCATATCGTCGAGGCCGGGGAAGAAGTGGAGATCCTGGCAGAGCATGATGGACGGATCGTCTTAGCCCGCCATGGTCAGTTCCTGGGGTGTTCATTCCATCCGGAACTGACCGATGACCATCGTCTCACGCAGTATTTCGTGAAGATGGTAGAAGAGAGTCTAGAAAAGTCATTGGCATAA
- a CDS encoding DinB family protein, whose protein sequence is MNQSLYSQFQLTRAQLLNEIKDLKADVIDVQPEGLNNTIHWHIGHVLTVTEQFMFGFESLGNTLPARYAELFGYGSKPADWSGDVPSVEELASQLQDQLLRINELSDEHLAQPLEQPFHGLKTFGELAHLSLSHESQHLGQMHAIKLLAERTIVNG, encoded by the coding sequence ATGAATCAATCCCTATATAGTCAGTTCCAGCTGACAAGAGCCCAGCTCCTCAATGAAATCAAAGACCTGAAGGCAGACGTCATCGACGTGCAGCCGGAAGGATTGAACAATACGATCCATTGGCATATCGGACATGTCCTTACTGTCACTGAACAGTTCATGTTCGGATTTGAAAGCCTAGGAAACACACTTCCTGCACGCTATGCCGAATTATTCGGCTACGGCTCGAAGCCGGCAGACTGGAGCGGTGATGTTCCTTCAGTCGAAGAGCTTGCTTCTCAGCTGCAAGACCAGCTTCTACGCATCAATGAACTATCGGACGAGCACCTCGCCCAGCCCCTTGAACAGCCGTTCCATGGCCTCAAGACATTCGGCGAACTTGCCCACCTATCCCTCAGCCATGAAAGTCAGCATCTCGGACAGATGCACGCCATCAAGCTGTTGGCAGAACGAACCATCGTCAACGGATAA
- a CDS encoding glycosyl hydrolase family 18 protein, translating into MQIHVVQPNQSLSGIAQAYGTTVKDIVEANELPNPNNLVVGQALVIPIIGSFYYIQPGDSLWLVSQKTGISYQEIAKANGITPNQQLQVGYRLYIPPRPKTKGEFNAYVEPYGKEVAPNLEESAKEAAPYLTYLAPFSFQAQRDGTLKEPPLGNLIQTGKNNNNVMMMAITNQEEGAFSDELGRILLNDQAIQNTFLDNVVKTAKKYGFRDIHFDFEYLRPQDRDAYNQFLRKAKARFNQEGWLLSTALAPKTSADQKGKWYEAHDYKTQGEIVDFVVIMTYEWGYSGGPAMAVSPIGPVRDVLEYAVSEMPSSKILMGQNLYGYDWTLPFKPGTTAKALSPQQAIQLAAQNNVRIQYDEKAQAPFFKYKATDGTDHEVWFEDARSINAKFDLLKELKLRGMSYWKLGLSFPQNWLLLYDRFDVTKR; encoded by the coding sequence ATGCAGATCCATGTCGTACAGCCTAATCAATCCCTGTCTGGCATCGCCCAGGCTTACGGTACAACCGTTAAAGATATCGTGGAGGCCAACGAGCTGCCGAATCCGAATAATCTCGTCGTCGGTCAGGCCCTGGTCATCCCCATCATCGGGAGTTTCTATTATATACAGCCCGGGGACAGCTTATGGCTGGTCTCACAGAAAACCGGCATTTCCTATCAGGAGATTGCCAAAGCGAACGGCATCACCCCGAATCAACAGCTCCAAGTCGGGTACCGTCTCTATATCCCGCCTCGTCCGAAGACCAAGGGAGAGTTCAATGCGTATGTAGAGCCGTATGGTAAAGAAGTCGCACCGAATCTCGAGGAAAGTGCAAAGGAGGCCGCTCCTTACCTGACCTATCTTGCACCGTTCAGCTTCCAGGCCCAAAGGGACGGCACGCTGAAGGAGCCCCCACTCGGTAATCTGATCCAAACCGGCAAGAATAATAACAACGTCATGATGATGGCCATCACCAACCAGGAAGAAGGCGCCTTCAGTGATGAGCTCGGACGCATCCTCCTGAACGACCAGGCCATCCAGAACACCTTCCTCGATAACGTTGTCAAAACAGCTAAGAAATATGGATTCCGGGATATCCATTTCGACTTTGAATACCTTCGCCCTCAGGACAGGGATGCTTATAACCAGTTCCTCCGGAAAGCAAAGGCCCGTTTCAATCAAGAAGGCTGGCTCCTCTCCACGGCCCTCGCCCCGAAGACGAGTGCCGACCAGAAAGGGAAATGGTATGAAGCCCATGATTATAAAACCCAGGGGGAGATCGTTGATTTCGTGGTGATCATGACGTATGAGTGGGGCTACAGCGGCGGTCCAGCCATGGCGGTATCACCCATCGGTCCGGTAAGGGATGTGCTTGAATATGCCGTGTCAGAGATGCCTTCAAGCAAGATCCTCATGGGGCAGAACCTGTATGGATATGATTGGACCCTTCCGTTCAAGCCGGGGACCACAGCTAAAGCTCTCAGTCCCCAGCAGGCAATCCAGCTTGCCGCACAGAACAATGTACGGATTCAATATGATGAAAAAGCCCAGGCTCCTTTCTTTAAATACAAAGCAACTGATGGTACCGATCATGAAGTCTGGTTTGAAGATGCCAGGAGCATCAATGCGAAATTCGATCTGCTGAAGGAATTAAAGCTAAGGGGAATGAGCTACTGGAAGCTCGGTCTTTCCTTCCCGCAGAACTGGCTCCTTCTCTACGATCGGTTCGACGTCACCAAGCGATAA
- a CDS encoding DUF1648 domain-containing protein, producing the protein MGGNRPKLSIPKTTREKLWDLVGAGSYVGMTGLLVMTWTSLPDQVPAHYSLTEITRWGSKYELLILPAIGLMLGLSMHLLEKFPEVHNYPDRLNESNAKAFYLNSRQMLNVMKNSFVLVFSLLAFETVAIAMGWVKGMFEWFLPVVLIGMTVPIVEAILKRRKIT; encoded by the coding sequence ATGGGTGGAAATCGACCGAAACTCTCGATACCGAAGACAACCAGGGAAAAGCTGTGGGACTTGGTGGGGGCAGGCAGTTATGTGGGGATGACGGGTTTACTTGTCATGACCTGGACGTCGCTTCCTGACCAGGTGCCGGCTCATTATAGTCTGACAGAAATCACACGGTGGGGATCGAAGTATGAGCTGCTCATCCTCCCGGCGATCGGACTCATGCTGGGACTATCCATGCATCTGTTGGAGAAGTTTCCTGAGGTCCATAATTACCCGGATAGACTGAATGAATCAAATGCAAAGGCATTTTACCTGAATAGTCGGCAGATGCTGAATGTGATGAAGAATTCTTTTGTGCTGGTATTTTCACTGTTGGCATTCGAGACCGTTGCGATTGCCATGGGGTGGGTAAAGGGGATGTTCGAATGGTTCCTGCCCGTCGTATTGATCGGGATGACGGTCCCGATTGTGGAAGCCATACTGAAGCGGAGGAAGATCACATAA
- the serS gene encoding serine--tRNA ligase, translated as MLDIKYLRNNLEDVKARLQHRGEDLEDFGKFEELDKRRRELLVETEDLKSKRNDVSQQIAKLKKEKQDAQDLIVEMREVGAQVKTLDDELRGVEEELDRILMAIPNIPHESVPVGETEDDNVEARTWGEIREFDFEAKPHWDVATGLDILDFERAAKVTGSRFVFYKGMGARLERALINFMMDLHMDEHGYTEMLPPYLVNRASMTGTGQLPKFEEDAFRIESEDYFLVPTAEVPVTNYHRDEIIKGDDLPLSYVAYSANFRSEAGSAGRDTRGLIRQHQFNKVELVRFVKPEDSYDELEKLTGHAEKVLQLLGLPYRVLSMCTADLGFTAAKKYDLEVWIPSYGTYREISSCSNFEGFQARRANIRFRRETNAKPEHLHTLNGSGLAIGRTVAAILENYQQEDGTVIVPEVLRPYMRGLEVIKG; from the coding sequence ATGTTGGACATTAAGTATTTGAGAAACAATCTGGAAGATGTGAAAGCACGTCTTCAACACAGGGGAGAAGACCTTGAAGACTTCGGTAAATTCGAAGAGCTTGATAAGCGGAGAAGGGAACTCCTTGTTGAAACGGAAGACCTGAAGAGCAAGCGGAACGACGTTTCCCAACAAATTGCGAAATTGAAAAAAGAAAAGCAGGATGCACAGGACCTCATCGTGGAAATGCGTGAAGTCGGTGCACAAGTCAAGACGCTGGATGATGAATTACGAGGAGTGGAGGAAGAACTCGACCGCATCCTTATGGCGATTCCAAATATCCCTCATGAATCAGTACCGGTGGGTGAAACGGAAGATGACAACGTAGAAGCGCGAACATGGGGCGAGATCAGAGAGTTCGATTTTGAAGCGAAGCCTCACTGGGATGTCGCAACAGGGCTTGATATTCTCGACTTTGAACGAGCTGCCAAAGTAACCGGAAGCCGATTTGTTTTCTATAAAGGGATGGGTGCGCGTCTGGAACGTGCGTTGATCAACTTCATGATGGATCTTCACATGGATGAGCATGGCTACACTGAAATGCTTCCGCCATACCTCGTGAACCGTGCAAGCATGACGGGAACCGGTCAGCTTCCGAAATTCGAAGAGGATGCATTCCGCATCGAAAGCGAAGATTACTTCCTCGTACCGACGGCTGAGGTTCCTGTGACGAACTACCACCGCGATGAAATCATCAAAGGGGACGATCTTCCACTGAGCTATGTGGCATATAGCGCCAACTTCCGTTCTGAAGCAGGTTCTGCGGGACGCGACACACGCGGGCTGATCCGTCAGCATCAGTTCAACAAAGTCGAGCTTGTCCGTTTCGTCAAGCCGGAGGATTCTTATGATGAACTCGAGAAACTGACAGGTCATGCAGAGAAAGTGCTTCAGCTCCTTGGTCTTCCATACCGTGTCCTCTCTATGTGTACAGCGGACCTGGGCTTCACGGCAGCGAAGAAATATGATCTTGAAGTATGGATCCCAAGCTACGGCACGTATCGTGAAATCTCTTCTTGCAGTAACTTCGAAGGATTCCAAGCACGTCGTGCAAACATCCGCTTCAGAAGGGAAACGAATGCGAAACCTGAACATCTTCACACGCTGAACGGTTCTGGACTTGCCATCGGACGTACCGTGGCGGCAATCCTTGAGAACTATCAGCAGGAGGATGGTACGGTCATCGTTCCTGAAGTACTTCGTCCATATATGCGTGGGCTGGAAGTCATCAAAGGATAA
- a CDS encoding deoxynucleoside kinase, producing the protein MNLRTKYGIPNNAVITIAGTVGVGKSTMTNGLAEALGFRTSFEKVDTNPYLDKFYKDFKSWSFHLQVYFLAERFKEQKRIFEYGGGFIQDRSIYEDTGIFAKMHHEKGTMSDTDYETYTSLFDAMVMTPYFPHPDLLIYLEGSLDHIIDRIRERGRPMEQETPVEYWEEMHERYENWINNFNACPVLRLDIREYDLVKDAGSIEPIIERIAYFIEQTRMLKN; encoded by the coding sequence ATGAATCTTCGAACTAAATATGGCATACCGAATAATGCCGTCATCACCATTGCAGGAACCGTCGGGGTCGGAAAATCCACGATGACCAACGGACTTGCAGAAGCATTGGGGTTCAGGACGTCATTTGAAAAAGTCGATACGAACCCTTACCTAGACAAGTTCTATAAAGATTTCAAGAGCTGGAGCTTCCACCTTCAAGTGTACTTCCTCGCCGAACGCTTCAAAGAGCAAAAGAGGATTTTCGAATACGGGGGTGGCTTCATCCAAGACCGTTCCATCTATGAAGACACGGGCATCTTCGCGAAAATGCATCATGAAAAGGGCACGATGAGCGATACCGACTATGAAACGTACACCAGTCTCTTCGACGCCATGGTCATGACGCCTTACTTCCCGCATCCTGATCTTCTCATCTATCTGGAAGGATCCCTCGATCATATCATCGACCGGATCCGCGAGCGAGGACGTCCGATGGAGCAGGAAACGCCGGTCGAGTACTGGGAAGAGATGCACGAACGCTATGAAAACTGGATCAATAACTTCAATGCCTGTCCGGTCCTGCGCCTTGATATCAGGGAATATGATCTTGTGAAGGATGCGGGTTCCATTGAACCGATCATCGAGCGCATCGCTTACTTCATCGAACAGACACGGATGTTGAAGAACTGA